In the Microplitis mediator isolate UGA2020A chromosome 5, iyMicMedi2.1, whole genome shotgun sequence genome, TATACTATGTGTATGTTATACCCAACAACTTTACGCAAAGTATCTGCTGGCACCCCTTGAAATTCTCTGttgtatttaaaactttttgatGGAAGTTgtggaaataatttatttattccgaGGTATGAAGAATTCAAAGCGCGCTAACGATATGCCAAAGTTTCGAGGGTAGTTTGGGGTGTCAGGATCATGTCAGCGTGCGTAGTGTTTACTCAGTCACAGGAAGGATGAGGATACTCGGCCAGTGGGCCAGtacagcaagaccaccagtaGTCGATCGTGTCCGTTTACGTTCACTGGATCCGAGAACAAGAGGGAGAGTGAAACGATGAGTAGAAGCGGAATAGAACAACGAATAGACCGTGTACATACATAACATACATAGAAGGTACGTAGGTACACATGCGTAGGTGTCGACCGAGTGACCGAGAATGATCACATTGGAGCTGTTAGTGGTCGGACGGTGGATCAACGGAGGATGGATTATTAGAGAACGTGAAACGGTAATGCTGCCGCATGCGAATAAAGATTTGCGGTTCAAGTGACATCAAGTACTGGGTGCATACAGCAAAGCTGGTGCATCAAGTATAAAGTAAAGATAGAAGAGGAAAGAGATGTCTCGACGCAAGTGGATGGGCAAGAGAGAATGTAGCCAGACGCACGGAGCCAAAGAACCGATCGATACGAACGTAACGACGCGCGTCGGGACCATGCTAGTAATTTCCTCCAAGACCTTGCTCTTCATTTTACCCTGTATCTGAAAATTGGGAACTACAGCAACGGAAGGTGAATCTGAGGCAGAGGCAGGGTCCGGTGCTGGTAACTGTTTGATGGAGGAGGCATCTTCGTTGCCAAGACACGTACCCAAGTGTGTCTGGGCTGTCTACCTTCCAGAAAGTGTAATCGCAGTTGATTTCCATCTTGAACGTCTATGTAATCCCTCGGGCTAAGACTGAAGCGTCTAGAGTATTGACGTGCACTGATGCTTGATCCTAAAGCTAAATCCTGGTTTGCTGATGCTTGTACTGGCACTGGTACTAGTACTGGGATTAGTGTATTTTTATCTCGGGTCTCTGGACTCTTGACACACTTATACAGATGACATTTAAACCACCTAGACTTTTCAAATGCCAGCGTTAGAAAATtgatgattgaaaaaaatgctttGGGGGTATAGAGCAAACGAGAAAATTGCTGGAtgtctgtttttttttaagcttttcCTATCGATTACACGTCAGTTGTTCAGCGGAGTGAGGCTTCCACGTCAAATGCGTTTCATCATCGAAGAGATTACCCTCGGGAAAGCAGGAAAATTCCTCGTCGCTTCTGCTTGATGCTTCTTCTTCAAAACGGGCATCACTACCAAGACTACCACTACGTCACTCGCGTTATCTGTCGGAATACATTTTACTTGGTAATACTCGTgttcctattttttttcagtttatctggcaataaatttttttttacgggttcgggttataaaaaaaaagttaaaaagaaataagcaaaatgtatattttagaGGTGAGACAGAATGAATTGGATTTCCCTCTTATATACTGCCTGACAGTCTTGCGCCATCGATTTAAAGAGGAGTATTGAAGTAAAGGAAAAAACTCTTAATCAGAAATTTACTTTATGATGAGTTATAGGGCGTAAAGGTACACTCAAACTCATTCATTTATCTCTCAACATTTTAATCCATTCTGCCTCTTCTATTCTGTTTGAGAGCTTCagaaaaatctttaatttttatcttcgtCTAGTCTATCAACTGAGTTGAGCTGAGTTGagaataaaatacatatttttagctTTGACGATAATGATAAAGAGAAATTGAAGTTGTGTAGAATGAGATAGGCAGACCGAGAGGATTTACTCGtcatatttttctatcaaagaAATCTCCAAGAGTGCgctgctaaaaaaataataaaaagccttttttaaatttatctataatcctttcatattttttaaacccgTTCGACCATCAATAGATAACCCGGATCATTATTACATCGCCGTTATTATTATTCGgcatatatattgtaaccaCAGCCATCACCTCAAGTCACAAGATTGGATATATTGCTTTGAGTCTCTCCCTCCTTCTCCTCGATGGGAATCGAGTGAGTCTGTATGGGATGCGGATGTATTGGCAGGTAGCTCATACTGCTACGGAACTATCAGAGGATCAAGCAATTGCTGGTTTTCGTTAACGAACCCGAGccagaaaatatatatacgtacaAGTGTAATGAACGCTTCTGCTGAAGCGATGAGGATGGATGGCTTCCGAGATGATTGGTTCGTTTCACTTGCCACGGGTACAAGATATTCAGGCTTTCAtgtatgataaattaaaagtaataaaacgaGGTAACGTGTCtctatatgtctatatataatatatatgtaggtatgtatgctGGTGGATAGGAACAAGCAACGAGCAGGAATCTAATTCGACACGGCGTAACCAAGTTTGCTAAACCGATTGACCCGGGTAACCATGAGAGGTCTCGATCATTACAGTCGGCATACCCACTACGTTAATGAAGTGACCTAGAAAGTCCGTGGTGCCGGTTCCCGGGGGCTATGCGCGTCCAATTCGATTAGCTGGCATCAACGTTCCTATCCTGTTCAACAATTTTtccatgaattttttatcaaactttttaaaatcttttttttccgaGCCTCAACCCCTGTCCGGACTCCTGTCGAGCATCATCCTCTTCATCTTCTTCACCCATATTACGTTTTTAACCCGGGTTGAAGTTGTTGCACATGGAGCTTCTCGTCCCTCTGGTCGAGGCGACCTCGATATAAAAGCTCGTAAAATGTTGCAATAACGACCTCGGCCTTCTGGTCTCGCTTTATCCGCACAATTATTTATAGCGATTAAACTCCCAGAGCACCCAAGTCAGAGTAAGCGAGGAAGCTGAAGGGATAAAGATGGTGATAAATAGATGGTAGATAGATGTGCCGAGCGCAGTGAAATAGCTAGTTGAATTAGattatttagtttaattaagAGTGTAATTAATGCGTGTTAAATGTTAATTGAGGTGATGAAAACGTAATGACTATAGAGAAGGGTTTGTGACATTTTGTTCCAGAGGTGACGATGTTCAACGATCGATCGAGTTGCTGGACAAGGTGCTCTCTGAATACGACGAGCACGGCAGTACCGAGGAGCCAGGAGACGAGGTCGGCGAGGTCGAGGAAGGTAGCAGCGCCTCGGGCGTCGGTGAAGCCGTTGATGAGGCCGACGCCGACGCCGATGGGCAGGTTGGCGGACGTGATAGCAGTACCGAGCCCAGTATTGGCCTCACTCCCGAGGACGAGAGCCCTTCTTTAGGTACCATTTACAAACCCACTCTTTACTACTCCTCATTCAACTCTCAGCTCGATTGTTTATTCGGCTCAGCTCCGTCTATTCTCGGATCAATGTTTTGTTAAAAAGGAAAAGTATTAAAGaaaatgagtaaaaaataaaactcgatTGCTCTGAGAATAACGGAAGCTCGCTGTTTACACAAGAATGTCCGGGAGATATATAATACCAAGCATTTGACTTAACggttaatagtttttatttattttattaccagGACATCAGTCCGAAGACGACGGTTACATGAGTATGAATGGACGTAAAGCGAAAATGGCATTAGTCGCATTGCGTCCTGTACCGGATTGTCCGGAGCCGCAGGAGTCGTCAGCTAATAATGCTCCGTCATCCCTTGAATTTCCACCACCGCCAGAAGAAGCCGAGCGTATTATCTCAACGCTCCTACCCATGTAAGTATCACAATGTCTCTTGCTACACAACCATAATACAATACTACTGTTATTGTCAGATATAGAtcactctctctctctctagtCACTCTCCCTACAGTCGTTAGATAACTAGAGCAAACATGCGGCCCATAATCTCCAAGGGTTAGAAGCCTGCTAAACCCCATCTAGCAAACTGTCTCAGTTACTGTTGTTCTTTCGCGCTCCCGTTGtgtaaattgtatataaatatataaatatatgacataGAGTAAATGCTAAGGTAGATGAGTGTGTGTTTTATTAATCATAAGCTGGAGTAGTATAAAGTAACGTCAAATAGAGAAAGACGAGGACAGAAagagaattgatttttttttatggctgTTTCTTGTTATATCACAGAGTCTCGCCGAGTGATTCGTCGAAGAGAAGAAGCACAGGCGGCAAGTCTGGGAGACGTGGCGACAAACAGACGGAGGAGATGACGAGATCGCGTCATCGGGGACACGCTGTCACAAGTCAGACTACTCTGGTAAGTGATTTAAGTTTATGGGCGCGATTAATCAACGGAAAACTTGTGCAGGTTTAGTTGGCTTAATTGAACATAAAGAGACGACGTAGTTTAAGAGATTAcgctcgactttttttactttttcttttgattatctTTTCTCATACTcgtttttatcaatttacagCCGAAAACACGACGCAGAAAACTGTACGGTTTGTGGGACCGGACGTCTAATGCGTCTCTGGAGACACGACGTAATTCGACGTCGGGGAAATTTGCCAGTTTGCCGTATGACGTCCAAGTGTCTTGTGACTGGATACTGGAGTCTAAGTGTCAGAGCAAAAATTCGCAAGAAAGACACCGGGAAAGTGCAAGCAGACGTAGACGAGTGCGCTCGACGAATGTCGTAGACACGGAGAATGTTCAACAAATATCCtgcaataatgataatactaATGGTAAATTAGAGGCTGTGGTGGATTCTAGTCGAGATGATGCTGATAATAATCTGCGTTGTAAAGAAGCGGAAGCTTTGAAAGATGATGATGAGGTCGAGGAGGAAGAAGAGGAGGAGGAAGACGGAGAGGAAGTTGAGGAAGATGAAATTGATGAGGATGAACTTGACGATGAAGACGACGAAGAGCGGCGGGCGGATGACAGAGACGAGGAATTACGGGGCGAGAGAAATCACTCGGATTCTAGCTGTGATGGAAGATTCTCACGTCgcagaagaagaaaaagaaaagtcGGATTGGATCGTGGTGTCTCGGAATCGGAATCCGAAAGATTTTCAATGCCACGATCTAGTTCCGTAAGCGTTGAACGTTTTTCAATGCGCGCCAATTGTGATTCCTCCGATTTTTCACGAGCCAACTCAACCTCCAACGAACGTTTTCATTCAGATTTTTCACTGGCCGTTGCCAGTGCGAGTTCAAATGACCGTATGTCCATACCAACCTCGGATCCTTTTTCCGTACGGAATCTTGATTTCGCCGTGTCAGCATTTTCTTTAGGTCGAGCTGACTCTTGTGATGAAAGATTTTCGGATGTTTACTCGACAAGAAATTCTGATTTTTCGACGAGAAATTCAACAGACTTTAGAACACAATCGGAGGAGGAGGAGAGGTTTTCAGATGATTCACTCGAGGAGATGTTGAGATCAGCTGTGCCACAGCCACCACCGATGCCACCGTCGCCAGAGAGCCAGCCTGTTGTATGCAAGAGGCACTCTATCGCTTGGGAAGTATCTCTTGAAGAAGATCCCCTCTATGCTCCAGGCAGCACTAAAGTTGTCGGGAGAAGACGACGACGTAGCAGCGATGTATCTAGTACGTTCCCATATCTATTATcaactattttaattaatacttgCACGTTAAATGCATGTACTTACtcttttattacatttatttttttttttctaggcGTGGGTTCAGCGTCGAAGCTACGGGATCTAGATTACGACTGGCAAGAACCTCACCGTCGTTCAACGACCGACGATGATCTCATCTCGCCCTATTCACCAGACTCATCGACCAACGAACTGGATCAGCCAGTGTCTGGAAAGCGAGATTATCCTACGAAAAACGGCACGTACGTAATACGTGGACGTACGCGAAAAAGAGAACGTAAGCCTTTGATCACGTCTAGTGTATCGCCGACGAGAAATACTAAAGCGGATTCAACGGAAACCACAAACGTTTCAAAACGCTACTCAAATACTTTCGACGATATAAAGAGTCTGCTACTCGAAGGCAGATTGGAGGGTCTCAATGAACCGCCGCCAGACTTTGTACCACCAGTACCTCCGGATCTCGTCAGAGTTCTATCTCTACCTGCTTTTGATGACGTCGATGCGCCCGAGAAAACAACCAccacaataataacaacaacaacaaatgaTTTGCCTGCTGCGAGACATCGCACCGACTATCTCTCCTCGTCATCTTCCTCCTCATCGCCGCCACCACCGGCTCCGTCTCCACgtgctgataaaaataatcaccACGAAGTTCTTCCCAAATCAAAGTGCAACGGAGTCAATGCACGCGGTCTGCTTCCAACCTCAAAGAGTCTGGACATTCATGCCACCAGTCGGTCACACGACGACACAAAAATTAAGACGTCCTCCAAGAAGTCAACATCCTCCGCATCCAGGAAGTCTGATTCGCGGTCAGAGCTGTCCAAGATCCCGGTTAATGTGTTGATTGAGGATCAGATAGTAAAGAAAGCTCTTAACGAGAATCGTAGACAATTGGAAAAGGTTAGCGATGCTATAAAAGAACTTGAAAACGTCAGAAATAGCGAATCATTTGTCGAGGGCAAACGAAGAATAAAAGATAATTCAAAGAAATCAAGGGGCATTCGGAATGAGGTTGATTCAGATTCGGAAAACGTCAATGAGACTTCAAGGGAAGACGAAGACTGTGATCAAGGATGCAGCAGTACTGAGTATGACCACCGGAGAAAGCCTAATGACACGATCAACGAACTCGTGTATTCTTCCAGTCGGCGTATCGCTCAAAACGATATTGACAGCCTGTCAAAGAATGATCAAAGGCAAATTGAAAACGTGATTGATGCTATACTAGAGGACTCGAAAAATCCCGACTTCCAGGTAACAATTCATACCAaccaaatgaatttttaaatctaaaaatcCTTTGTCggatattgatttattttgaatatttactccattttattttttattgtgtagCTAAACATTATTGACTGTTATAGGTCAGTGTCGAAGTGCTCGAGTTCCCACCGCTTCCACCGTCACCGGTAGAAGAGGCTGATGAAGAGAGCTCGGATGTAAATGTTCCTCCTGTCAGTGTATCAACCCACTATGGATCCCACCGCGCAATGACTCGTCAACCACCACGGACGATAGAGTACAGGCCACGAGTGCCACCTCACAGAGTACCCACTATTGACATCAAGGATCATCGATCCTCGTTGGACACTACTAGGTCAATGGATGCCGGATACTCTCGTAGCAGAAGAACTCCAAATGCTCCATCCAACTCAAGACGTGACGTAAGTACCagtcactttatttttttttgctcccagataaacacaataataataataatttaaattaaatcaaattacgtaagacatttaaataaaatatgacatTATTTTAGGTGCCAGTAGAACGTCGTACACTTCCGACAGACTTGCCAGGTCCCTCGCGAAGACGTACCACAACGAAACAATCGCCATCAACAGATAATGCAATGGGAACACCGATTATGGGTACAATTGCACCCCCGGGTAATTCTGGTATGCAAACATCGTGCTCCCTTCCGGAAACACCAGTATTTGCTAGAGGAAGCGATATTCCCCGCACACCACAACATACTTCGGGCAATACATTATCAACAACAACATCCACAATGTCGACGGCTGCTACACAGCCTCGGAGACAACCCGGTTGGTATGCGCCGACGACTGCAACAACTGGAGGGTATCTATCGAGTTTAcactcattttaatttttacaataaagaCTCGATAAGACTGAATGATTGACACGAGTGTCTGTGATCTAGATACCGGAGGAACAACCCAGGACTGGAGCAGGCGATTATCGGCACGGAGCTGCTTCGTCTTGCTGGTGGGCCCAATCGCGGGTGGTACCCAACCCGTCGCGGAGCGAACCAGCCTCGTCCGGCGTCGATCGAGCACCTGGAGCGGCTGAATAGTGCCTACGAGTCGCGACTGCCCACCGCCGGGGAACAGAGGAAGCCGCTGACTCTGCCGACCAACATAACGCCCAACAAATACTTCGGTCAAAGTAAGCACAGCTCCGCCACTTCCGGCACTCGCGAGGCACTTCGGAGGGTCACTAGCTTGCTCATCAAAAAAGGTAAGTGCCGGGCTTTGCGCCACCTCCCGTCTTCTCCATCGTCTCCTCTTTCCTCTCCGATCCCAGGTAATCCAATTTATATTAAGCCGTTAAGTATAAAGCTAAAGAACCCGCTTTCAAGTATTTACCCTCTGCGtgcttataaatatttttatttactactattattattgttcgTTAATTAAATCAGCCAAGACCAATTGTTATTTGCATTTAGATATCCACGTTGATTGCATTTAGATGTGTAGCGATTGTTCCAGTACTTGCACGATCCTAACTACCAGTAGCAGAACCCGTTACGTTTGTTGAATAAAGGGCACAAAGGGCTGCCGATCGATGTCGGGTCTCCAGCACTACAATACGCATTATTTTCCCCAGTCTTGCTGTTTTAAATTACCCAAGAGTCCTAACTACGCCAGCGAAATATCTTAGCCCGTAGCCTGGCTCCATCTGTCGGGTCTCCCAGCTCAAGATCTCCGTCCGTAAGCTAAACTCACACGAATAGAATAACTTTACATGTGATATATGTCTAGTTATACGTACATGTACGTAGACAAGTCGAACGCATTGAGAATAAGAGACCAGTGTGGGTTTATGTTATGTATGAGAAGACGACCTTGAAAGCACGATGGGAGGACAAGGCCTCACTTTACTCAGTTCAAGCTCGCTCTTGGATCACACACTTTATCTTCTAAGACGTCTCTTGTCATCTCTGcgcttattattattatcatcatcatcattatcattatagTCTTCTTTTATTCTACATGTCGCCTTGCCGTAGACTTTCCCCGCTTTCGGTCAAAGCCTCGTGCCAGATACCATCGTCTCGGGGCCTTGAATCATCATTACATTTCATTCGATTGCAGGTGTGCTGTCCGATGACAATGAgcagaaaataataatccgcaaaaaaaataaataaaatataaaacttgaaaactattattttatagtaTCAGGATTTGTGTAAGAAAATCCTTTTGAGAATGAAAGTAAAGCTTGAAGCTGCTCAAGGACCCGCGAGATGCGATCAACTACATCTGGATAAAATTTACCTTGATGAGAAAACGATAATGTTCAGTGAATTGAAAAATGCACCGTGAGCATTTtactgctactgctactgctactgctTGTATTGCTACTGCTATCAAACTGACAACAGACTTTGGCTTTTTACTTTGGCTTCGATTCCTCCAACAACTATTTCTACAAGCGATCACCGTATCACCTTATGGTGTAGACTGCATACAACTTTAGAATATTTTACCCTGACATCAGCATCAGCGACAACGTGTCCCCATTTCATCATCAAAGCAAAACCACGTTATCTCCATACGAACGTCGATTGAGGAAGTTCGCGGGATAACAATGGCTTCTAACCATACACACATTTATCATAAAGTTTCTTTATTTATGTAACGTTATCGCACATGTGTCGAAATACACCGGGGGTATTTCCCAATCGTGGACGAAATTATTACCCGGGTGATCAGaggctgaaataaaaataacaagttTACCgagaaagaaagaaat is a window encoding:
- the LOC130668121 gene encoding uncharacterized protein LOC130668121 isoform X4, whose product is MARAGTQRWRNPAPEGDDVQRSIELLDKVLSEYDEHGSTEEPGDEVGEVEEGSSASGVGEAVDEADADADGQVGGRDSSTEPSIGLTPEDESPSLGHQSEDDGYMSMNGRKAKMALVALRPVPDCPEPQESSANNAPSSLEFPPPPEEAERIISTLLPIVSPSDSSKRRSTGGKSGRRGDKQTEEMTRSRHRGHAVTSQTTLPKTRRRKLYGLWDRTSNASLETRRNSTSGKFASLPYDVQVSCDWILESKCQSKNSQERHRESASRRRRVRSTNVVDTENVQQISCNNDNTNGKLEAVVDSSRDDADNNLRCKEAEALKDDDEVEEEEEEEEDGEEVEEDEIDEDELDDEDDEERRADDRDEELRGERNHSDSSCDGRFSRRRRRKRKVGLDRGVSESESERFSMPRSSSVSVERFSMRANCDSSDFSRANSTSNERFHSDFSLAVASASSNDRMSIPTSDPFSVRNLDFAVSAFSLGRADSCDERFSDVYSTRNSDFSTRNSTDFRTQSEEEERFSDDSLEEMLRSAVPQPPPMPPSPESQPVVCKRHSIAWEVSLEEDPLYAPGSTKVVGRRRRRSSDVSSVGSASKLRDLDYDWQEPHRRSTTDDDLISPYSPDSSTNELDQPVSGKRDYPTKNGTYVIRGRTRKRERKPLITSSVSPTRNTKADSTETTNVSKRYSNTFDDIKSLLLEGRLEGLNEPPPDFVPPVPPDLVRVLSLPAFDDVDAPEKTTTTIITTTTNDLPAARHRTDYLSSSSSSSSPPPPAPSPRADKNNHHEVLPKSKCNGVNARGLLPTSKSLDIHATSRSHDDTKIKTSSKKSTSSASRKSDSRSELSKIPVNVLIEDQIVKKALNENRRQLEKVSDAIKELENVRNSESFVEGKRRIKDNSKKSRGIRNEVDSDSENVNETSREDEDCDQGCSSTEYDHRRKPNDTINELVYSSSRRIAQNDIDSLSKNDQRQIENVIDAILEDSKNPDFQVSVEVLEFPPLPPSPVEEADEESSDVNVPPVSVSTHYGSHRAMTRQPPRTIEYRPRVPPHRVPTIDIKDHRSSLDTTRSMDAGYSRSRRTPNAPSNSRRDVPVERRTLPTDLPGPSRRRTTTKQSPSTDNAMGTPIMGTIAPPGNSGMQTSCSLPETPVFARGSDIPRTPQHTSGNTLSTTTSTMSTAATQPRRQPGWYAPTTATTGGYRRNNPGLEQAIIGTELLRLAGGPNRGWYPTRRGANQPRPASIEHLERLNSAYESRLPTAGEQRKPLTLPTNITPNKYFGQSKHSSATSGTREALRRVTSLLIKKGSTKETKGTGKDVFPAGPYSGGEPSDVPKKKGFFKNFWKRSRHYSLENQ
- the LOC130668121 gene encoding uncharacterized protein LOC130668121 isoform X5; protein product: MCSSGDDVQRSIELLDKVLSEYDEHGSTEEPGDEVGEVEEGSSASGVGEAVDEADADADGQVGGRDSSTEPSIGLTPEDESPSLGHQSEDDGYMSMNGRKAKMALVALRPVPDCPEPQESSANNAPSSLEFPPPPEEAERIISTLLPIVSPSDSSKRRSTGGKSGRRGDKQTEEMTRSRHRGHAVTSQTTLPKTRRRKLYGLWDRTSNASLETRRNSTSGKFASLPYDVQVSCDWILESKCQSKNSQERHRESASRRRRVRSTNVVDTENVQQISCNNDNTNGKLEAVVDSSRDDADNNLRCKEAEALKDDDEVEEEEEEEEDGEEVEEDEIDEDELDDEDDEERRADDRDEELRGERNHSDSSCDGRFSRRRRRKRKVGLDRGVSESESERFSMPRSSSVSVERFSMRANCDSSDFSRANSTSNERFHSDFSLAVASASSNDRMSIPTSDPFSVRNLDFAVSAFSLGRADSCDERFSDVYSTRNSDFSTRNSTDFRTQSEEEERFSDDSLEEMLRSAVPQPPPMPPSPESQPVVCKRHSIAWEVSLEEDPLYAPGSTKVVGRRRRRSSDVSSVGSASKLRDLDYDWQEPHRRSTTDDDLISPYSPDSSTNELDQPVSGKRDYPTKNGTYVIRGRTRKRERKPLITSSVSPTRNTKADSTETTNVSKRYSNTFDDIKSLLLEGRLEGLNEPPPDFVPPVPPDLVRVLSLPAFDDVDAPEKTTTTIITTTTNDLPAARHRTDYLSSSSSSSSPPPPAPSPRADKNNHHEVLPKSKCNGVNARGLLPTSKSLDIHATSRSHDDTKIKTSSKKSTSSASRKSDSRSELSKIPVNVLIEDQIVKKALNENRRQLEKVSDAIKELENVRNSESFVEGKRRIKDNSKKSRGIRNEVDSDSENVNETSREDEDCDQGCSSTEYDHRRKPNDTINELVYSSSRRIAQNDIDSLSKNDQRQIENVIDAILEDSKNPDFQVSVEVLEFPPLPPSPVEEADEESSDVNVPPVSVSTHYGSHRAMTRQPPRTIEYRPRVPPHRVPTIDIKDHRSSLDTTRSMDAGYSRSRRTPNAPSNSRRDVPVERRTLPTDLPGPSRRRTTTKQSPSTDNAMGTPIMGTIAPPGNSGMQTSCSLPETPVFARGSDIPRTPQHTSGNTLSTTTSTMSTAATQPRRQPGWYAPTTATTGGYRRNNPGLEQAIIGTELLRLAGGPNRGWYPTRRGANQPRPASIEHLERLNSAYESRLPTAGEQRKPLTLPTNITPNKYFGQSKHSSATSGTREALRRVTSLLIKKGSTKETKGTGKDVFPAGPYSGGEPSDVPKKKGFFKNFWKRSRHYSLENQ
- the LOC130668121 gene encoding uncharacterized protein LOC130668121 isoform X2, whose amino-acid sequence is MLTLPRVLKCQRRQRCLKLPKLNFIVVTSSLLMLDGACWHTALEKSRPGVSIRDDVQRSIELLDKVLSEYDEHGSTEEPGDEVGEVEEGSSASGVGEAVDEADADADGQVGGRDSSTEPSIGLTPEDESPSLGHQSEDDGYMSMNGRKAKMALVALRPVPDCPEPQESSANNAPSSLEFPPPPEEAERIISTLLPIVSPSDSSKRRSTGGKSGRRGDKQTEEMTRSRHRGHAVTSQTTLPKTRRRKLYGLWDRTSNASLETRRNSTSGKFASLPYDVQVSCDWILESKCQSKNSQERHRESASRRRRVRSTNVVDTENVQQISCNNDNTNGKLEAVVDSSRDDADNNLRCKEAEALKDDDEVEEEEEEEEDGEEVEEDEIDEDELDDEDDEERRADDRDEELRGERNHSDSSCDGRFSRRRRRKRKVGLDRGVSESESERFSMPRSSSVSVERFSMRANCDSSDFSRANSTSNERFHSDFSLAVASASSNDRMSIPTSDPFSVRNLDFAVSAFSLGRADSCDERFSDVYSTRNSDFSTRNSTDFRTQSEEEERFSDDSLEEMLRSAVPQPPPMPPSPESQPVVCKRHSIAWEVSLEEDPLYAPGSTKVVGRRRRRSSDVSSVGSASKLRDLDYDWQEPHRRSTTDDDLISPYSPDSSTNELDQPVSGKRDYPTKNGTYVIRGRTRKRERKPLITSSVSPTRNTKADSTETTNVSKRYSNTFDDIKSLLLEGRLEGLNEPPPDFVPPVPPDLVRVLSLPAFDDVDAPEKTTTTIITTTTNDLPAARHRTDYLSSSSSSSSPPPPAPSPRADKNNHHEVLPKSKCNGVNARGLLPTSKSLDIHATSRSHDDTKIKTSSKKSTSSASRKSDSRSELSKIPVNVLIEDQIVKKALNENRRQLEKVSDAIKELENVRNSESFVEGKRRIKDNSKKSRGIRNEVDSDSENVNETSREDEDCDQGCSSTEYDHRRKPNDTINELVYSSSRRIAQNDIDSLSKNDQRQIENVIDAILEDSKNPDFQVSVEVLEFPPLPPSPVEEADEESSDVNVPPVSVSTHYGSHRAMTRQPPRTIEYRPRVPPHRVPTIDIKDHRSSLDTTRSMDAGYSRSRRTPNAPSNSRRDVPVERRTLPTDLPGPSRRRTTTKQSPSTDNAMGTPIMGTIAPPGNSGMQTSCSLPETPVFARGSDIPRTPQHTSGNTLSTTTSTMSTAATQPRRQPGWYAPTTATTGGYRRNNPGLEQAIIGTELLRLAGGPNRGWYPTRRGANQPRPASIEHLERLNSAYESRLPTAGEQRKPLTLPTNITPNKYFGQRSTKETKGTGKDVFPAGPYSGGEPSDVPKKKGFFKNFWKRSRHYSLENQ
- the LOC130668121 gene encoding uncharacterized protein LOC130668121 isoform X1 — translated: MLTLPRVLKCQRRQRCLKLPKLNFIVVTSSLLMLDGACWHTALEKSRPGVSIRDDVQRSIELLDKVLSEYDEHGSTEEPGDEVGEVEEGSSASGVGEAVDEADADADGQVGGRDSSTEPSIGLTPEDESPSLGHQSEDDGYMSMNGRKAKMALVALRPVPDCPEPQESSANNAPSSLEFPPPPEEAERIISTLLPIVSPSDSSKRRSTGGKSGRRGDKQTEEMTRSRHRGHAVTSQTTLPKTRRRKLYGLWDRTSNASLETRRNSTSGKFASLPYDVQVSCDWILESKCQSKNSQERHRESASRRRRVRSTNVVDTENVQQISCNNDNTNGKLEAVVDSSRDDADNNLRCKEAEALKDDDEVEEEEEEEEDGEEVEEDEIDEDELDDEDDEERRADDRDEELRGERNHSDSSCDGRFSRRRRRKRKVGLDRGVSESESERFSMPRSSSVSVERFSMRANCDSSDFSRANSTSNERFHSDFSLAVASASSNDRMSIPTSDPFSVRNLDFAVSAFSLGRADSCDERFSDVYSTRNSDFSTRNSTDFRTQSEEEERFSDDSLEEMLRSAVPQPPPMPPSPESQPVVCKRHSIAWEVSLEEDPLYAPGSTKVVGRRRRRSSDVSSVGSASKLRDLDYDWQEPHRRSTTDDDLISPYSPDSSTNELDQPVSGKRDYPTKNGTYVIRGRTRKRERKPLITSSVSPTRNTKADSTETTNVSKRYSNTFDDIKSLLLEGRLEGLNEPPPDFVPPVPPDLVRVLSLPAFDDVDAPEKTTTTIITTTTNDLPAARHRTDYLSSSSSSSSPPPPAPSPRADKNNHHEVLPKSKCNGVNARGLLPTSKSLDIHATSRSHDDTKIKTSSKKSTSSASRKSDSRSELSKIPVNVLIEDQIVKKALNENRRQLEKVSDAIKELENVRNSESFVEGKRRIKDNSKKSRGIRNEVDSDSENVNETSREDEDCDQGCSSTEYDHRRKPNDTINELVYSSSRRIAQNDIDSLSKNDQRQIENVIDAILEDSKNPDFQVSVEVLEFPPLPPSPVEEADEESSDVNVPPVSVSTHYGSHRAMTRQPPRTIEYRPRVPPHRVPTIDIKDHRSSLDTTRSMDAGYSRSRRTPNAPSNSRRDVPVERRTLPTDLPGPSRRRTTTKQSPSTDNAMGTPIMGTIAPPGNSGMQTSCSLPETPVFARGSDIPRTPQHTSGNTLSTTTSTMSTAATQPRRQPGWYAPTTATTGGYRRNNPGLEQAIIGTELLRLAGGPNRGWYPTRRGANQPRPASIEHLERLNSAYESRLPTAGEQRKPLTLPTNITPNKYFGQSKHSSATSGTREALRRVTSLLIKKGSTKETKGTGKDVFPAGPYSGGEPSDVPKKKGFFKNFWKRSRHYSLENQ